The window CGAACCATTGTTGCTATAATCGGTGGATTGTTGATGATTGTATTTGGCGTATTGACACAGGAGCAGGCCATTGATCATATTGATTTTAATACGATCGGATTGTTGATTGGCATGATGGTCATAGTATCGATTGCCTCAGAGACAGGCTTGTTCCATTACATTGCCATTTGGTCGGCCAAAAAAGTGAAGGCAGATCCAATCAAATTGCTTATTATCCTTTCCTTAATTACAGCTTTCGGTTCCGCATTCTTGGACAATGTGACAACGGTGCTTTTAATCGTGCCGATGACTTTCAACATTACGAACCGCTTGAAAATCAACCCGGTTCCTTATTTATTAGGAGAAGTGTTCGCTTCCAACATCGGCGGAACCGCCACATTAATCGGCGATCCGCCGAACATGATGATCGGAAGCGCCGTTAAGGAATTAACCTTTCTGTCCTTTATGAATAACTTGGCCCCCGTCTGTTTCCTTGTGTTGCTCGTTACGATCGCCATTCTCGCCTTTTTGTTTCGAAAACAGCTCACCACCTCGGCAGTTCTCAAAGAAAAGCTGCTCGCTTTGGATGAAAAAAAAGAAATAACCAATGCAGTACTTTTGAAAAAATGTTTGTCCGTCCTGCTTATCACGATTGTCGGCTTTTTTTTCCATCCGCTTCTGCATGTTGAAACAGCCGTGATCGCTCTGTTAGGAGCTTTCATACTGTTGTTATGGACGGGAGGAGAATATTTGGAATCAGCTTTGAAAAAGGTGGAGTGGACAACCCTTTTCTTCTTTATAGGACTGTTTGTCATTGTGGGCGGGCTGGTCGAAACAGGACTTATTTCCGCACTCGGCAAAAAGGCGATAGAAATAACCGGCGGGAATGTGACGATCGCATCGTTTTTGATTTTATGGCTAAGCGCGATTGTTTCGGCGTTTGTCGATAATATTCCTTTCGTTTCCACCATGATCCCGCTTGTCCAAACGATGGGCGATTTGGGAATTAAGAATCTCGAACCGCTGTGGTGGAGTTTATCTCTTGGTGCCTGTCTTGGCGGAAATGGTACGTTGATCGGCGCCAGCGCCAACTTAATCGTAGCCGGTCTTGCCGCCCAACTAGGCGTCAAAATCACCTTCACTTCGTTTTTAAAAATCGGATTTCCGCTTATGCTTATTTCGATTCTTATCTCAAGCGTCTATATTTATCTTCGTTA of the Bacillus smithii genome contains:
- a CDS encoding ArsB/NhaD family transporter encodes the protein MSQAAIIALSIFIITYIFIILEKFHRTIVAIIGGLLMIVFGVLTQEQAIDHIDFNTIGLLIGMMVIVSIASETGLFHYIAIWSAKKVKADPIKLLIILSLITAFGSAFLDNVTTVLLIVPMTFNITNRLKINPVPYLLGEVFASNIGGTATLIGDPPNMMIGSAVKELTFLSFMNNLAPVCFLVLLVTIAILAFLFRKQLTTSAVLKEKLLALDEKKEITNAVLLKKCLSVLLITIVGFFFHPLLHVETAVIALLGAFILLLWTGGEYLESALKKVEWTTLFFFIGLFVIVGGLVETGLISALGKKAIEITGGNVTIASFLILWLSAIVSAFVDNIPFVSTMIPLVQTMGDLGIKNLEPLWWSLSLGACLGGNGTLIGASANLIVAGLAAQLGVKITFTSFLKIGFPLMLISILISSVYIYLRYLW